One region of Choristoneura fumiferana chromosome 3, NRCan_CFum_1, whole genome shotgun sequence genomic DNA includes:
- the LOC141426594 gene encoding uncharacterized protein: protein MTKLLILLFCTYALASEHTHIIPVEHYETELQDLGQHVEQHETPVKVIKITKTIAVKIPVPYPVKVIEKVPYPVHVSKPYHVQVPHIVQLPAAKKVEFKTSHSGGHSNTGGHQTHHDTVETQYNSYKVQEGPSHGSSSSGEHSFAPYPEHVHLGGINYGNNQHLESHGNDFSQGSPDNSYNAPVNGHYGYTGDEEQNNYGESKIYDAIKSFL, encoded by the exons ATGACG aaaCTTCTGATATTACTTTTTTGCACATACGCACTCGCATCAGAACACACCCATATCATCCCAGTGGAGCATTATGAAACAGAGCTTCAAGACTTAGGTCAACACGTCGAACAACATGAAACGCCTGTTAAAgtgataaaaataacaaaaactatCGCAGTCAAGATTCCAGTGCCATACCCGGTGAAGGTGATCGAAAAAGTCCCGTACCCTGTGCACGTCTCTAAGCCGTATCACGTCCAAGTGCCTCATATTGTACAATTACCGGCCGCGAAAAaggttgagttcaaaactagCCATAGCGGCGGGCACTCAAACACTGGCGGCCATCAGACTCATCACGACACAGTAGAAACCCAATATAATTCTTACAAGGTTCAGGAAGGTCCATCCCATGGCTCGTCCTCTAGTGGAGAGCACTCATTTGCCCCGTACCCTGAACATGTACATTTAGGAGGAATCAATTACGGAAACAATCAGCATTTGGAAAGCCATGGAAACGATTTTTCTCAAGGATCTCCGGACAATTCCTACAACGCTCCTGTCAACGGCCATTATGGATACACCGGCGATGAAGAACAAAATAACTACGGCGAATCAAAGATATATGACGCCATCAAAAGCTTTTTATAA
- the Arpc5 gene encoding actin-related protein 2/3 complex, subunit 5 → MAKNTSSSAFRKIDIDQYNEDNFREDEAEQAMPTGPDEGEVCALLNQGRYNEALKNVLDNAPLGSSNQQVKDNALTLTLRVLLAIKSAQIEDAVANLSQDDIDILMKYIYRGFEYPSEGSSGHLLLWHEKVYNIGGTGSIVRVLSDRMRV, encoded by the exons ATGGCTAAAAATACATCAAGCTCAGCTTTTCGGAAGATAGACATTGATCAATATAATGAAGACAATTTTAGGGAAGATGAAGCCGAACAAGCAATGCCCACCGGCCCTGATGAGGGCGAAGTCTGCGCATTATTGAATCAA GGCAGATATAATGAAGCCCTCAAGAATGTTCTGGATAATGCCCCATTAGGGTCTTCAAACCAACAAGTTAAG GATAATGCTCTAACCTTAACATTGAGGGTATTGCTTGCCATAAAATCTGCACAAATAGAAGATGCTGTGGCAAACCTTTCTCAGGACGACATTGACATCCTGATGAAGTATATCTATCGAGGTTTTGAATATCCATCAGAGGGATCCAGTGGGCATCTGCTCCTGTGGCACGAAAAAGTCTACAATATTGGTGGTACCGGCTCCATCGTTAGAGTGCTCTCAGATAGGATGAGAGTGTAA
- the Ccm3 gene encoding programmed cell death protein 10 Ccm3, which translates to MTMGDELPVTSLVLPVLIRPVLTQLEKYDLGASQTLRAALTKAEAAVPGLNYDLVAGIMRRADIPVNMNESLLRLQGALTEAECADLRLNRSEEAFQELNKKSTALKKILSRIPDEITDRKTFLETIKEIASAIKKLLDAVNEVSTYTPGPGKQVLEQRKREFVKYSKRFSNTLKEYFKEGQANAVFVSALYLIHQTNQILYTVKNKSE; encoded by the exons ATGACAATGGGCGATGAACTGCCTGTCACTTCTTTGGTTTTGCCTGTTCTTATTCGTCCTGTACTAACTCAG CTGGAGAAATATGATTTGGGGGCATCTCAAACCTTGCGTGCAGCCCTCACGAAAGCTGAGGCAGCAGTTCCAGGGCTTAATTATGATTTGGTGGCTGGGATAATGCGAAGAGCTGACATACCAGTTAACATGAATGAAAGCTTGCTGCGTTTGCAGGGAGCTCTCACAGAAGCAGAAT GTGCTGATCTGAGGTTAAACCGGTCAGAGGAAGCATTTCAAGAGTTGAACAAGAAGTCCACAGCATTGAAGAAAATCTTGAGTCGCATTCCTGATGAGATTACAGATAGAAAAACATTCCTGGAAACTATCAA AGAAATAGCATCAGCTATTAAGAAACTCTTGGATGCTGTTAATGAGGTGTCTACATACACTCCTGGGCCAGGAAAGCAAGTTCTGGAGCAAAGGAAGAGGGAATTTGTCAAATACTCCAAGAGGTTTTCCAATACACTAAAGGAGTATTTCAAAGAAGGGCA GGCGAATGCTGTTTTTGTGAGTGCTCTTTACTTGATCCACCAGACTAACCAAATTTTATATACAGTAAAGAATAAATCTGAATAG